The Pseudodesulfovibrio cashew genomic sequence TGGGCGAATACGGCGTCCACGGCGTCGGCCGCGTTGTCCGCCGCGCCCACGATCTCGATGTCCGGGTGGGACGACAGCAGGTAGCTCAGTTCATCCCGAGCGGGAAGCTCGTCGTCCACCAGTATGGTGCGAATGGTGTTGCTCATGATGTTCTCTCTAAGGGGGGTCATGCCCAGTTAAAGCATCAGAGCGCGGTTGGCAAGGCGGAGCAGCGGCCAGGGCCAGGAGGACGGGCCCGGCCGCTGAACTCACGCCATGTACAAGAGAAGACCTAAATGTCGGACGAGCTTCGCTTCTTGTCCAATTCGACTATGCCGTAGGCCAGAAGCCCGCAGGCAGCGATTTTCACCCAATCGAAAATTCCCAGCGGTGCGCTGGCGAACAGCCGGTGCATGAACGGCGCATAGGTGAAAACAAGCTGCAGCAACAGCATGATCAGAAAGCCTCCGACAACCCACCGATTGCTGGCGAACCCCAGTTCGAACGGCGACAGCCGGAAGGACCTGGCGTTGAAGAGGTAGAAAGCCTCCACGCTTACGAACACGTTGACCGCCATGGTTCGCGCCTTTTCCAGCGTCGCGCCGTTGAACATCTCCCACTCGAACAGACCAAAGGCGAACACAAGCAGCAAAAGGCTGACAATGCCGATCCGACGGAGAATCGTCCTGTCCAGAAGCGGCCGGTCCGGCTCGCGAGGCGGACGATTCATGATGCCCGGCTCCTTGGGCTCAAAGGCGAGCGTCATGCCCAGGCAGCCCGCCGTGGTCATGTTGATCCAGAGAATCTGGACGGGAATGATGGGCAGCGTGGCGCCGAACAGGATCGCGGCGAGAATGACCAATCCCTCCCCCGCATTGGTTGGCAGCGTCCAAGCGATGAACTTCACCAGGTTGGCGAAAACTCCGCGCCCTTCCTCCACCGCGGCCTCGATGGTAGCGAAGTTGTCGTCGGTCAGAATCATGTCGGCGGCATCCTTGGCGACCTCGGTGCCGGTGATGCCCATGGCAATGCCGATGTCCGCCTGCTTCAATGCCGGGGCGTCATTCACGCCGTCGCCGGTCATGGCGCAGACATACCCGTTTTTCTGCAACGCCATGACCAAACGGAGCTTCTGCTCGGGCGAAACCCGAGCAAATACCGGGATACCGGGCACCCGCTCAATGAGCTCGGCGTCGCTCAAGTCGGCGATTTCCCTGCCTGTCAGTACCGGACAGGTCTCGCCGATGGTGCAATCAACGCCTCTCAGCCCGAGCCTCAGCCCGATGGCCTCTGCCGTCAGGGCGTGATCCCCGGTGATCATCTTGACGGCGATCCCCGCGTCCTGGCAGGCAGCGATAGCGCGCCGGGCCTCTTCCCTGGGAGGATCGATCATCCCCTGCAGCCCGAGGAAGACCATCCCCGCGCAACCGTCCGTCCGAACGAGCCCCTCGCCGGGGTCCAACTCCTTGCGGGCAAAGGCAAGCACACGGAGCCCCTTGGCTGCCATGGCGTGCTGGGCCTCGACAACGGACCGCTCGTCCAGAGGCACGGTCTCGCCCAAGGCGTCCATGGCGCTGCTGCAGCAGCCGATAACCTTTTCCACTGCGCCTTTGACATAGACCACGCGGAGGTCATCGCGCTCGTGCAGGGTGGCCATGTACTGCCACTCGGACTCGAAGGGCAACTCGTCCACACGCGGGAGGTCGTGGTTTTCCTCTTCCTGCCGCATGCCGTATTTGCGGGCAGCGACGATAAGCGCCCCTTCGGTGGGGTCGCCTTCGACGACGTGCCGCCCTTCCTTGCTCAAGACGCGCGCGTCATTGCAGAGCAGCCCGGCCCGCATGCACTCCGCCAGGGCTTTGTCGGCCCCCGGCTCTCCGGCCGGAAAGAACTCTCCCTCGCTGTCGTACCCTGCTCCGGAAACCGAGTAGAACGAGCCGCCGCTGTTCACCTCCTGAACCGTCATCTGGTTCTCGGTCAGAGTTCCGGTCTTGTCGGAGCAGATGACCGTGGTTCCCCCCAGGGTCTCCACCGCAGGCAGCTTTCGAATGATGGCCTTGCGCCCGGCCATTCTGGATACGCCCAGCGCCAGGATGATGGTCACGGCGGCGGGCAGCCCCTCGGGGATGGCGCCCACGGCCAGCGCCACGGCGGCCATGAACATCTCGGTGGCCGGCTCGGAGCGAAGCAGGCCGAGCACAAAGGAAGCGGCGGCCATGGCGAGAATGGCAAGCAACAGGACATGGCTGAAACGGCTGATCTTGCGCGTCAACGGCGTTTCCAGCTCATCAGCGGCCTCGATCATTCCCGAGATGCGGCCTATCTCCGTCTTGTTGCCGGTGGCAACGACGAGCCCGCGCCCCTGTCCCGAGCTGACCAGGGAGCCTGCATACGCCATGCAGGAACGCTCCGCCAGAACGGTATCCGAGGAGACCGGCTCGGTCCCTTTGCCGACTGGCAATGACTCGCCTGTCAGGGTGGACTCGTCGACCCGCAATTCCTTGTGAGCGATGATGCGCACATCGGCCGGCACCTTGTCGCCCGACCGAAGCAGGACCAGGTCGCCGGGCACGATGCCCGAAGCCGACAGCCTGACGGTCTCTCCGGCGCGCAGCACTGTGGCCTCCACCGACATGCTGCTCGACAGGGAATCGAGCGCCTTCACGGCCTTGGCCTCCTGCAGATAGCCGACCATGGCATTCACCAATACAACGCCGAGGATAACCAGCGAATCGACCCATTCGCCCAGATAGGCCGTGACCAGTCCGGCCGCTATCAGGATATACACGAGGGGCTGGTGAAACTGCAGCAGGAACCTCTCAAAGGCGGTACGTTCCTTCTTTGCCGAAATGACGTTTTCGCCGAACCGCTCCAACCGTTGCTCGACCTCGAAGACATCGAGCCCTTTGTCGCCGTCCGTGTCCAGGATTCGCGCCACTTCGTCCACGTCCAAGTGATGCCAGAATCTATTCAGCAGGGTTTCCATAGGTTCTCCGTCGGAAGCATAGTGTGATCATTGGGGATGCCGTATTGTAAAAACTGAAATAAACTAAGGGAGACGTCAAGGGGGGAAAAGGCATCGTTTGACACCTTCACGGTCGAATGCCATAAACTAAATGGAGAAAATTACGCCGTCAGCCCGCCGGAAATCGGGCCCGGTCCCAAAAGAATCGACCGCAAAAGACGCCCGGCAAGGTGACACGTCCAACGTCAGGCCCAGTAAGGAATACGAGTATGTTCAAAAAGGTACTCCTGTATGCAGGCTCCTCCATTGACGGCTCCCTGATCGCACATGCAGACGACTTCTGTGATCGGGCGGGAGCCGAACTGACCACTCTCAACATATTCGAACAGCCATCCAGCCCCGTGTCGGATTACTTCACATCCCACCACATAGACCTCCACAATATCGTGATCGAGGGATACGAGTCACGGCTGAAGCAGGAAACGGTAGAACAGGGCATACGAACCGACATCAAACGGGAAGTCCGCTGGGGCAAGGATTTCGTCGAGGCCATACGTATGGTCCGCGAAGGCGGGTACGATCTGCTGATCTCGGCGTCGCAACAAGACGATGGCCCGCCGGACGGGACGGCCATGCACCTCATGCGCAAGTGTCCCTGCCCCGTCTGGATTCATCGCGGCCACCTCTGGAAAGGAGCCATCCGAATCCTCGTAGCGCTCAACACCTCCGCTCCATCCGAGGAGAACCGAAGGCTGAACAGAAAGATACTGGAGCACGGAAGCCGCCTGAACGATATCCTGCGAGGCCATCTGCACGTGATCACCTGTTGGTCGGGCTACATGGAATCCATGCTCTCCGGCCCACGCTTCGGGGAAAAGGAAAAAAACGACTACCTGCAATACGAGCGGGAAAAAGCCGGGGAAGAGCTCCAAACGCTCCTCGATTCGCTGGGGCTCACGGACAAGGTGAAGACAAAGATCCTGCACGGGAATCCGGACAGGCTCATCCCCCACTACGCCGACGAGCAGAAGATGGATATCGTGGTTATCGGCAGTGTGGCCAGGACAGGCATCCCCGGGATGCTGGTCGGCAACACCGCCGAAAAGATCGTGGCCAACCTCAAGGATTCGATCCTTGTGATCAAACCTGACGACTTCATTTCACCGGTGAGCTAGTCTCCGAGGCTGGCGCGTCTTCCGAATCCAGCTTGGGGCAAGGGTAGGTCAGGGGCTCGAACGCCTTGGTCTGCTGCAGGTAGCTGAGCAGCTGGCCGCTATCCATGTCGAAATACCAGCCGTGCAGGTCGAGCGTTCCCTGGGCCACGCGCTCGGCAATCCAGGGAAAGGTCATGAGGTTCTCCACGGAACGGAGAATCCCGGCCATTTCGCAGGCCGTGCAGGACTTCTTGTTCACCTCGCCGAAATGTTCCACCACCCGGTCGCGCACCGGCTTCATCACGGACAGCCAGCGGTTGATGAACTCGCTGTCCTCGGCGGCGTCGTCCTTCATCAGCGTGTCGATGCCGCCGCAGGAGCTGTGGCCGAGAACGATGATGTTGGCTACATTGAGGTGCTTTACCGCGTATTCAATGGCAGAGGAGACGCCGTGGTAACCGGCGTCGGACTCGTAGGGCGGCACGATATTGGCGACGTTTCGCACCACGAAGATTTCGCCCGGCTCGCACTGCATGATGAGCGAGGGGTCCGTCCGCGAGTCGCTGCACGCGATGACCATGGTGGTCGGGGTCTGGCCCTCCCGCAACTTGCAGAACGGGGAATCCTCCCGACAGAAATATTCATCTCGAAAATCCTTGAAACCCGCAATGAACCGTTTGATGTCCCTCATGATGACCCTATCCCTTTGCTCTTGGCGGGATGTCTGCCATCCCTTCCGTAAAAACATACTATCGCCCCTGCCCCGCTATCGAGGTCAGGCCCTGCCGTCCTTCCTCCGGCTTGGTGGCGTTGTTTTCTAGTTGATTTCATACCGGAGCGCAAATTCACGGCTGATCGCCCCAAATCCGGACTCCGGCTCCCCGGCGCCCATGACATGGGCAAAAAAATCGAGTAATTGATTCCCGCCCGCCCTGCTGCGGCACACAGCTTCAAGGAGAGAGACATGAACGGCAATATCGACATCACCCTCGTGGCCAACGCCGGAGTCCTGATCGAGCACAACGGCATCGGCCTGCTCGTGGACGGCATGCACAGCGAGGAAGGGCCGTTCAGCAAGGTCCCGGGAGCCGACCTGGAGCTCATGCGGCGCGGCCAGGAGCCGTTCGCCAATCTCGACTATATCCTGTTCACCCATGAACATCCGGATCACCTCACGCCGGGACTCGTTCTGAACCATGTTCGGCAACGCCCGGTCAAGGGGCTGTTCCTCCCCAACGAGCGCCATGGTTCGCAAACCCTGGGCAGCCTGCTTGAATATGCCGAGGAGCAGGCCGTGCCCCACCGGACCATGAGCCTGGAACCGGGCGAAACGCGGGAGTTCAAACTGTCCGGAGACTTGTCGGTAACCGCCATCGGCACCCGGCACATGGGGCCGCAATACCAGGCCGTGCGCAACGACTGCCTGCTCCTGTCCCTGGAAGGCATGAACCTGCTCTTCACCGGGGATGCGGACCACGTCGCAGCCTATTACGAACTCCCCCTCCGGGGCGTGACTTTGGATGCCGTCTTCGTGAACCCGCTCTTCTTCCACAACGCGGACGGGCAGGCCATCATCAATGAAATATTCCAGCCCCGCCACGTGATCGTCTACCACATGCCGTTCCCGGAGGAGGACACCATGCGCTTCACCGCCCTGGTCGACAACGACATCCGCAAGCACGCACGGCCGGGGATTCAGGCCCACGCCCTCAACCAGCCGCGACAACGGATTCGCCTCTTGCCGGACTCCGGCGTTACCAGAAACAACCGCTAAGGGAATCGCTAAACGCGAGCCGTCCCGCGCTATCCGTCGTGCAGGAGCGAATCGATGATGTCGTCGATCTCTTCCGCGCCGAAATCATGCTCCCGGAGAATCTCCCTGTACTTTCTCAATGCCAGGGCCGCCTCCGAAGGCCGTCCGAGCGCCGAAAGGAGATTGTAACGCTGGCGGTGCAGGGTGTCATTGACGGGCTCCAGGACAAGGGCCATGTCGGCAATGGCCAGCGCCTTTTCCCTCATGTTCGCCTTGATCAATATCTCGAGCCAGTCCCCCAGCGCCCTGAGCAACATTCGGGAAAGGGCGTCCGACAGTCCACGCCGATCCATATCCCGCGCCAGGGCGGCACCCAGCCAATGCTCCATACAGGAGAACGCGGCGTGGGCCTGCCAGGAGCCGCCCTTTTCCGCATACGCGATCCCCTCTTCCGCATAGTGGGCGACCTTTCCGATATCGAACAGGCAATGGAGAAGAGACAGACGCTGCGCCTTGAGCTGGATATGGCGCTTCACCGCATCCCTGCCGAATACCTTTGTAAGCCTGGACCTCAGCCGGGACAGCATCGTGTCGAATTTCGAGCGGGAGTCGGCGGGGTCCTCGTCCGGCCACAGTCGGCACTGGACGTCCTGGACGTCCAGCTCGTGTCCAGGTTCCACGGCGAGCATGGCTATGATCTCTCTCCAAGCCGGAGACAGGCTTCTCCCCGATATGGCCTCATCGCCCAGGACGAGCTTCGTGCCCGCCAAAACATGAACGTGCATAAAGGGGACAAGCGTCCCGTCGTCAAGGATATCCGATGCCAACCGCTCTCGCGCCAAGCCGCGTGCGAAACCGGCATGAATCCCTTCCCGCACGGCAAAGGAGAGCACTGGCCGCATGACGCGGGGCGACCACCCGAAGAAATACCGGTTGCCGCACTGACGCATCCTGCCGAGCATGAGCCGAGTCAATTCCCGCGCCTTGTCCGTCTCGCCGTTGCGCAAATACAGTGCCGCCAGATAGGACTGCGCCACCTTGCCCTGATACGGCTCCAACGCTCCGTCCAGGACCTTGCCGGACCGATGGACGAGCCGCGTGGCGGGACGTTCCCTGCCCGCCAGCGAGAGCGCGCACGCCGACAGACTCAGCGTCAGGTGCACGAAGTATGGCCCGCCCGCATTGGAACGGATACGCAACGCCCTGCGCATGCTCCTTTCCATGGCATCCCATCGCCCGAGATGGGCGTGCGCCATCATCTCGTAATGAAGCAGCTGGCTGACAATGTGCGGTGAAAGCGCGTCTTGATCGGCGAGGGTCCGTTCGCACAATGTCACCATCTCCTCATGCCGCTCCTCGCTGAGCAGGACGTCCAGATCCCAGACGTCGAGAAAAACGCCGAGATA encodes the following:
- a CDS encoding cation-transporting P-type ATPase, producing the protein METLLNRFWHHLDVDEVARILDTDGDKGLDVFEVEQRLERFGENVISAKKERTAFERFLLQFHQPLVYILIAAGLVTAYLGEWVDSLVILGVVLVNAMVGYLQEAKAVKALDSLSSSMSVEATVLRAGETVRLSASGIVPGDLVLLRSGDKVPADVRIIAHKELRVDESTLTGESLPVGKGTEPVSSDTVLAERSCMAYAGSLVSSGQGRGLVVATGNKTEIGRISGMIEAADELETPLTRKISRFSHVLLLAILAMAAASFVLGLLRSEPATEMFMAAVALAVGAIPEGLPAAVTIILALGVSRMAGRKAIIRKLPAVETLGGTTVICSDKTGTLTENQMTVQEVNSGGSFYSVSGAGYDSEGEFFPAGEPGADKALAECMRAGLLCNDARVLSKEGRHVVEGDPTEGALIVAARKYGMRQEEENHDLPRVDELPFESEWQYMATLHERDDLRVVYVKGAVEKVIGCCSSAMDALGETVPLDERSVVEAQHAMAAKGLRVLAFARKELDPGEGLVRTDGCAGMVFLGLQGMIDPPREEARRAIAACQDAGIAVKMITGDHALTAEAIGLRLGLRGVDCTIGETCPVLTGREIADLSDAELIERVPGIPVFARVSPEQKLRLVMALQKNGYVCAMTGDGVNDAPALKQADIGIAMGITGTEVAKDAADMILTDDNFATIEAAVEEGRGVFANLVKFIAWTLPTNAGEGLVILAAILFGATLPIIPVQILWINMTTAGCLGMTLAFEPKEPGIMNRPPREPDRPLLDRTILRRIGIVSLLLLVFAFGLFEWEMFNGATLEKARTMAVNVFVSVEAFYLFNARSFRLSPFELGFASNRWVVGGFLIMLLLQLVFTYAPFMHRLFASAPLGIFDWVKIAACGLLAYGIVELDKKRSSSDI
- a CDS encoding universal stress protein — encoded protein: MFKKVLLYAGSSIDGSLIAHADDFCDRAGAELTTLNIFEQPSSPVSDYFTSHHIDLHNIVIEGYESRLKQETVEQGIRTDIKREVRWGKDFVEAIRMVREGGYDLLISASQQDDGPPDGTAMHLMRKCPCPVWIHRGHLWKGAIRILVALNTSAPSEENRRLNRKILEHGSRLNDILRGHLHVITCWSGYMESMLSGPRFGEKEKNDYLQYEREKAGEELQTLLDSLGLTDKVKTKILHGNPDRLIPHYADEQKMDIVVIGSVARTGIPGMLVGNTAEKIVANLKDSILVIKPDDFISPVS
- a CDS encoding carbonic anhydrase, which codes for MRDIKRFIAGFKDFRDEYFCREDSPFCKLREGQTPTTMVIACSDSRTDPSLIMQCEPGEIFVVRNVANIVPPYESDAGYHGVSSAIEYAVKHLNVANIIVLGHSSCGGIDTLMKDDAAEDSEFINRWLSVMKPVRDRVVEHFGEVNKKSCTACEMAGILRSVENLMTFPWIAERVAQGTLDLHGWYFDMDSGQLLSYLQQTKAFEPLTYPCPKLDSEDAPASETSSPVK
- a CDS encoding MBL fold metallo-hydrolase; translation: MNGNIDITLVANAGVLIEHNGIGLLVDGMHSEEGPFSKVPGADLELMRRGQEPFANLDYILFTHEHPDHLTPGLVLNHVRQRPVKGLFLPNERHGSQTLGSLLEYAEEQAVPHRTMSLEPGETREFKLSGDLSVTAIGTRHMGPQYQAVRNDCLLLSLEGMNLLFTGDADHVAAYYELPLRGVTLDAVFVNPLFFHNADGQAIINEIFQPRHVIVYHMPFPEEDTMRFTALVDNDIRKHARPGIQAHALNQPRQRIRLLPDSGVTRNNR